In Aliamphritea ceti, a single window of DNA contains:
- the mutM gene encoding bifunctional DNA-formamidopyrimidine glycosylase/DNA-(apurinic or apyrimidinic site) lyase: MPELPEVETTRRGIEPHIVGQSVEQLIVRQPKLRWPVPAGLPEWLKGKVIESIQRRGKYLLLNTDQGAAMYHLGMSGSLYMVSADQPPAYHDHVDLVLQNGMALRLTDPRRFGSLLWQAKGEQHELLIKLGPEPLSDAFDADHLQAACTGRKVAIKQLVMNSNVVVGVGNIYANEALFAAGIHPKRAAGRISRQRIEKLVIEIKRILAAAIEQGGTTLKDFVGGDGKPGYFKQELSVYGRGGEACLRCDAPLTEIRLGQRSTVFCPNCQR; the protein is encoded by the coding sequence ATGCCGGAATTGCCAGAGGTAGAAACGACACGCAGAGGCATTGAACCTCATATAGTTGGGCAGAGTGTCGAGCAACTGATAGTCAGGCAGCCAAAGCTACGCTGGCCGGTACCTGCCGGTTTGCCAGAGTGGCTGAAAGGCAAAGTAATCGAGTCGATTCAGCGACGTGGTAAATACTTATTACTGAATACTGATCAGGGGGCCGCTATGTATCATTTAGGTATGTCCGGTAGTCTGTATATGGTGTCTGCAGATCAGCCGCCAGCATATCATGACCATGTTGATCTGGTACTTCAGAATGGTATGGCCTTGAGGCTTACTGATCCACGGCGTTTTGGTTCTCTCCTCTGGCAGGCGAAAGGTGAGCAGCATGAATTGCTTATTAAGCTTGGTCCTGAGCCTTTAAGCGATGCCTTTGATGCGGATCATTTACAGGCTGCATGTACCGGACGTAAGGTAGCGATCAAGCAGCTGGTTATGAATTCGAATGTAGTGGTTGGTGTGGGTAATATTTATGCGAACGAAGCCTTGTTTGCTGCAGGTATTCATCCCAAGAGAGCTGCTGGCCGTATTTCCCGACAGCGTATTGAGAAGCTGGTTATTGAAATCAAGCGTATTCTCGCTGCTGCAATTGAGCAGGGAGGGACGACCCTGAAAGACTTCGTTGGCGGTGACGGTAAGCCAGGTTATTTTAAACAGGAGTTGTCGGTGTATGGGCGCGGTGGCGAAGCCTGTCTACGCTGTGATGCACCTTTAACTGAAATTCGTTTAGGTCAGCGTAGTACGGTATTTTGCCCGAACTGTCAGCGTTAG
- the rpmG gene encoding 50S ribosomal protein L33 gives MRDKIKMVSSAKTGHFYTTTKNKRTTPDKLEMKKYDPVVRQHVMYKEAKIK, from the coding sequence ATGCGCGATAAGATTAAGATGGTTTCATCTGCTAAAACTGGTCACTTCTACACTACTACTAAGAACAAGCGTACTACTCCAGATAAGCTGGAAATGAAGAAGTACGATCCAGTTGTTCGTCAGCACGTAATGTATAAAGAAGCTAAGATTAAGTAA
- the rpmB gene encoding 50S ribosomal protein L28 — protein sequence MSRVCMVTGKRPVTGNNVSHALNRTRRRFLPNLHWHRFWVESEQKFVRLRVSSKGMRIIDKKGIDAVLVDVRKNGIKV from the coding sequence ATGTCTCGAGTTTGCATGGTTACAGGTAAGCGTCCTGTAACAGGAAACAATGTTTCCCACGCACTGAACAGAACCCGTCGTCGTTTCCTGCCAAACCTGCATTGGCACCGTTTCTGGGTTGAGAGCGAGCAGAAGTTTGTACGTCTGCGCGTTTCTTCTAAAGGTATGCGTATCATCGATAAGAAAGGTATCGATGCTGTGCTGGTAGACGTTCGTAAGAACGGCATCAAGGTTTAA
- the radC gene encoding RadC family protein — MAITDWPAQERPREKLLVRGAAALSDAELLAIFLRTGIVGSSAVDMARELLSEFNSLTGVATAPEKDLCRIKGVGKAKYVQLQAALQISLRIQGEALERTSVLDCPQAVKNYLTNQLRYYSQEVFAGLLLDSQHRVICFKELFFGTISSASVHPREVVKLVLKHNAAALIICHNHPSGVAEPSHADVAITKHLQQALSLVDVRLLDHIVIGGAEAVSMAERGMLLPECAGE, encoded by the coding sequence ATGGCGATTACAGACTGGCCGGCGCAGGAGCGCCCGCGGGAAAAACTATTGGTTCGTGGTGCAGCGGCACTTTCTGATGCTGAGTTGTTAGCAATTTTTTTGCGTACCGGCATTGTTGGCAGCAGTGCTGTGGATATGGCCCGTGAACTACTCAGTGAGTTTAACAGTTTAACGGGTGTAGCAACGGCACCTGAGAAAGATTTGTGTCGGATAAAAGGCGTTGGTAAAGCTAAATATGTTCAGTTACAGGCTGCCTTGCAGATAAGTCTGCGTATCCAGGGAGAGGCGCTGGAGCGAACTTCAGTATTGGACTGTCCTCAGGCAGTGAAGAACTATCTGACTAATCAGCTGAGGTATTATTCTCAGGAAGTGTTTGCTGGTTTATTGCTTGATAGTCAGCATCGGGTGATCTGCTTTAAAGAGTTATTTTTCGGAACGATCAGTAGTGCCAGTGTGCATCCCCGGGAAGTCGTGAAGCTAGTTCTGAAGCATAACGCTGCCGCGCTTATTATCTGTCATAACCATCCGTCAGGTGTGGCGGAGCCCAGTCATGCGGATGTGGCTATCACAAAGCATTTACAACAGGCATTGTCGCTGGTGGATGTCCGTTTGCTGGATCATATCGTGATTGGCGGCGCAGAGGCTGTTTCGATGGCGGAGCGGGGGATGTTGTTGCCTGAATGCGCCGGAGAGTAA